Proteins co-encoded in one Terriglobia bacterium genomic window:
- a CDS encoding sigma-70 family RNA polymerase sigma factor, with product MKRVQQGDMYAYQELIRRYQKKAFRVINSYVHDPEDAMEVLQDTFLKVYTARHTWENRYSFAGWLYRIAINASIDRYRRSDRGRTSSLEDVMETQLHQSATVHPAEDPLGRLREGERRRLLEDAVRRLPQRQREVVSLRFFGDMRLDEIAEALGCPLGTVKSNLHKAVMGLKGMLIEQEGVLSHE from the coding sequence ATGAAACGGGTCCAGCAAGGCGACATGTATGCGTATCAGGAGCTCATCCGGCGTTATCAGAAAAAGGCTTTTCGGGTCATCAACAGCTATGTGCATGACCCTGAGGACGCCATGGAAGTATTGCAGGATACCTTCCTCAAGGTCTATACCGCCCGCCATACCTGGGAAAACCGCTACTCGTTCGCGGGATGGCTTTACCGGATTGCGATCAACGCCAGCATCGATCGTTACCGCAGGTCGGATCGAGGGCGAACCTCGTCGCTGGAGGATGTAATGGAAACGCAGCTGCACCAATCTGCAACCGTGCACCCGGCAGAAGATCCTCTCGGCCGATTGCGCGAAGGAGAGCGACGCCGGCTCCTGGAAGACGCCGTGCGCCGCTTGCCGCAACGCCAGCGGGAAGTGGTATCCCTCAGATTCTTCGGGGATATGAGGTTGGATGAAATTGCCGAAGCGCTCGGCTGCCCCCTGGGCACGGTCAAATCCAACCTGCACAAGGCCGTGATGGGGCTCAAAGGGATGCTGATCGAGCAGGAGGGAGTGCTGAGTCATGAGTAA
- a CDS encoding polysaccharide biosynthesis protein: protein MNLGILKYRKIIIILSQITLLAFTYYISFLLRFDFSLTGPYVGVFLRTLPLVLIVKLLVFAYFRLFRGWWRYVGMSDLLDIIRAAVASAVLLYGPIYATRGPYGYPRSVFGIDLVLTIIVIGGSRFAVRAYTESARTYMAQANALIIGAGRAGSAIARELKDNEKLGYNLVGFIDDDPAKRGERIHGVRVLGKTEDLPRVISEHEVAQILIAIPSATGKQMQRIIDKCAECKVDFKTLPALGDIINGSISVGLMRRVLVEDLLVREPVHLDLAEIQRKFQGRVVFVTGAGGSIGSELARQVARFGPERIVLFDRSENDLHRLDVEFADRFPKLERVPIVGDILDVNRLREVVAAHRPASVFHAAAYKHVPMMEKNCFQAVTNNIFGTYNVALIARQCGVEDFVFISSDKAVKPSSIMGVTKRVAEILILGLQGRPTHYVSVRFGNVLGSAASVVPLFEQQIASRRPITVTHPEARRYFMTIPEAVQLVLQASAMGKGGEIFVLDMGEPIKIVDLARDLIRLSGLEPERDIPIVFTALRPGEKLFEELRFDGEGLKPTAHEKIRVFDGGQPDAGQVSAWLDALAAVVAAKNVYGLVTRLKEIVPEYTPSPEILALAEVDRHDRFVSFQQARAELRQEGHDR from the coding sequence ATGAATTTGGGCATATTGAAGTACCGCAAGATCATCATCATCCTTTCGCAGATAACGCTGCTGGCGTTTACCTATTACATCAGCTTCCTTCTCCGCTTCGATTTCAGCCTGACCGGTCCATATGTCGGCGTATTTCTCAGAACACTGCCGCTGGTCCTGATCGTAAAGCTTCTCGTTTTTGCCTATTTCCGGCTTTTCCGCGGCTGGTGGCGCTATGTCGGCATGAGCGACCTGCTCGATATCATCAGGGCAGCAGTTGCGAGCGCCGTGCTGCTGTATGGACCGATTTACGCAACCCGCGGCCCCTACGGTTATCCGCGGTCGGTTTTCGGCATCGACCTTGTGCTTACGATCATTGTCATCGGAGGGTCGCGTTTCGCTGTCCGCGCGTATACCGAATCGGCCCGCACTTATATGGCTCAGGCCAACGCATTGATTATCGGGGCCGGGCGCGCCGGCAGCGCCATTGCCCGCGAACTCAAAGACAACGAAAAGCTCGGATACAACCTGGTCGGCTTCATCGATGACGATCCTGCCAAAAGGGGCGAGCGCATTCACGGCGTCAGGGTACTGGGCAAAACCGAAGATCTGCCGCGAGTCATAAGCGAGCACGAAGTTGCTCAGATCCTGATCGCCATCCCCTCGGCAACCGGCAAGCAGATGCAGAGGATCATCGACAAATGCGCCGAGTGCAAGGTGGACTTCAAGACCCTGCCTGCGCTGGGGGATATCATCAACGGCTCCATTTCCGTGGGCTTGATGCGGCGGGTGCTTGTGGAAGACCTGCTCGTACGGGAGCCCGTGCATCTGGATCTGGCGGAGATTCAGCGGAAGTTTCAGGGCAGGGTCGTTTTTGTCACGGGTGCAGGCGGCTCGATCGGGTCGGAGCTGGCGCGGCAGGTGGCCCGGTTCGGTCCGGAACGGATTGTGCTTTTTGACCGCTCGGAGAACGACTTGCACAGGCTGGATGTGGAGTTTGCCGACAGATTTCCCAAGCTGGAGCGTGTTCCGATTGTGGGGGATATTCTGGACGTCAACCGGCTGCGGGAGGTCGTCGCCGCACACCGGCCGGCTTCGGTTTTCCACGCCGCGGCCTACAAGCATGTGCCCATGATGGAAAAAAACTGCTTCCAGGCGGTGACCAACAACATTTTCGGCACTTACAATGTTGCGCTGATCGCGCGGCAGTGCGGCGTCGAGGATTTCGTGTTCATTTCTTCAGACAAAGCAGTCAAGCCGAGCAGCATCATGGGTGTGACGAAACGCGTCGCCGAGATCCTGATCCTCGGGCTGCAGGGCCGGCCGACCCATTATGTTTCGGTGCGCTTCGGCAACGTGCTCGGGAGCGCCGCAAGCGTCGTCCCACTGTTCGAGCAGCAGATCGCGAGCCGCAGGCCGATTACGGTCACACATCCGGAAGCGCGGCGTTATTTCATGACCATCCCGGAGGCAGTGCAACTTGTGCTTCAGGCTTCCGCGATGGGGAAAGGCGGGGAGATCTTCGTGCTGGACATGGGAGAGCCCATAAAAATCGTGGACCTGGCACGCGATCTGATCCGGCTTTCGGGACTGGAGCCCGAACGGGACATCCCGATCGTATTCACCGCCCTGCGCCCGGGGGAGAAGTTGTTTGAAGAGCTGCGATTCGACGGAGAGGGACTCAAGCCCACGGCGCACGAGAAGATCCGTGTGTTCGACGGAGGTCAACCCGACGCCGGCCAGGTCAGTGCCTGGCTTGACGCTCTTGCCGCCGTGGTCGCAGCCAAAAACGTTTACGGGCTCGTGACCAGACTGAAGGAGATTGTCCCCGAATATACGCCGAGCCCGGAGATCCTCGCGCTCGCCGAGGTGGACCGCCACGATCGTTTCGTGTCCTTCCAGCAGGCACGCGCTGAGTTGCGACAGGAAGGACACGATCGCTGA
- a CDS encoding tetratricopeptide repeat protein — MSKVLVRPRVVIGLILSIVLFGGAWGAAQMQPAARSAPAIELKCKILGNPDEHTRGLWLVELRNAAGAPLRQVLRMVGDTVHFKDLVPGIYRIYLSGRGGRRSCESVDLTPAPNQRSLAIAKEIRVPKSAAQVPGQYQVSVHNLTVPKEALQQLQRSEKAQLEGDEEEVMRRLKRAIEIYPAYADAWNNLGAHYHRKGDFAQSIQSFTKVTELSPDFYVGWMNLGGSLLATGRFKGAVEANRKALSLGPDDAIANSQLGLSHYYLHEYGEAKKYFKRVLALDPAFANSPHLFLAHIAMGERSFVEAMGYLRGYLELHPNAPDAPRVKQTLMELAEGLIITEQPIRR; from the coding sequence GTGTCTAAGGTATTGGTGCGCCCGCGCGTCGTGATCGGTTTGATCCTGTCCATTGTGCTCTTCGGTGGGGCTTGGGGTGCTGCACAAATGCAGCCGGCGGCACGCTCGGCACCAGCTATCGAGTTGAAATGCAAAATCTTAGGGAATCCCGATGAGCATACGCGGGGGCTCTGGCTCGTTGAGTTGCGCAACGCTGCGGGCGCGCCGTTGCGACAGGTTTTGCGCATGGTCGGAGACACCGTTCACTTCAAGGATCTGGTGCCGGGCATCTACAGAATCTACTTATCGGGCAGGGGAGGCCGCAGAAGCTGTGAGTCCGTCGATTTGACTCCCGCCCCCAATCAGCGATCGCTGGCAATTGCCAAAGAGATCCGAGTGCCCAAGTCCGCGGCCCAGGTGCCCGGTCAATATCAGGTGAGCGTGCACAACCTGACGGTTCCCAAAGAAGCACTCCAGCAACTGCAACGCTCTGAAAAAGCTCAGCTTGAGGGTGACGAGGAGGAGGTGATGCGCCGTCTCAAGCGGGCGATCGAGATCTATCCCGCTTACGCCGACGCATGGAACAACCTGGGGGCCCATTACCATCGAAAGGGCGACTTCGCGCAGTCCATCCAAAGCTTCACCAAGGTTACAGAGCTGAGCCCTGACTTCTACGTGGGCTGGATGAATCTGGGCGGCAGCCTCCTGGCGACGGGAAGGTTCAAGGGAGCGGTGGAGGCTAACCGCAAGGCCCTGAGCCTGGGCCCGGATGACGCCATTGCCAACTCACAGCTCGGATTGAGCCACTATTACCTGCATGAATATGGTGAGGCCAAGAAGTATTTCAAGCGTGTGCTGGCTCTCGATCCGGCCTTCGCGAATTCTCCGCATTTGTTCCTTGCTCATATCGCGATGGGGGAAAGGTCGTTTGTCGAGGCGATGGGGTATCTGCGCGGCTATCTGGAGCTTCACCCCAATGCGCCCGATGCCCCAAGGGTAAAGCAAACGCTCATGGAACTGGCCGAAGGCTTGATCATCACGGAACAGCCAATCCGTAGATAA
- a CDS encoding glycosyltransferase family 4 protein, which translates to MSAAVILGLVAAVSTYGGVKRFRRWAERRQILDLPNARSSHTRPTPRGGGVIIVAVTLVGGAFLVAALAPAYPWPAYLPYAAGALLVAGVSWIDDLRSLPNSLRFAVHLLATLVAIAGLGYWHVIDLPLYGPLALGWWGAVLTAVWIVGLTNAYNFMDGTDGIAGGLALAAGLGWAFLGWEAGDLLVGGLGLLIACSCLGFLVHNWPPARIFMGDVGSAFLGYTLAVLPVMFAGIGSESGAAPVVGCALVWPFVFDTAFTFTRRLLRRENVFSAHRSHLYQRLIAAGSSHRRVALIYVSLALVGCILAQRQTRWTGHGVGFIGLPLLSLCLWAFVVLQERRVVHTSSNLSSLADV; encoded by the coding sequence ATGTCTGCAGCAGTAATTCTCGGCCTTGTTGCCGCGGTTTCGACCTATGGCGGCGTCAAGCGCTTTCGTCGATGGGCGGAAAGGCGGCAGATTCTCGACCTGCCGAACGCGCGCAGCTCGCACACCCGTCCCACTCCCCGGGGCGGTGGCGTGATAATCGTGGCAGTCACGCTGGTGGGTGGAGCGTTTCTGGTCGCAGCGCTGGCACCAGCCTATCCGTGGCCTGCCTACCTGCCTTATGCGGCGGGTGCGCTTCTCGTGGCGGGGGTCAGCTGGATCGATGATCTGCGCTCGCTGCCCAACTCGCTGCGCTTTGCCGTTCATTTGCTCGCGACCCTTGTCGCAATCGCAGGTCTCGGTTATTGGCACGTGATCGACCTCCCGCTCTATGGTCCACTGGCTCTGGGCTGGTGGGGAGCGGTGCTGACGGCTGTGTGGATCGTTGGGCTTACCAACGCCTACAACTTCATGGATGGTACCGACGGGATCGCCGGCGGGCTTGCCCTGGCGGCCGGGCTCGGGTGGGCATTTCTGGGGTGGGAGGCGGGCGATCTGCTGGTGGGCGGGCTCGGGCTCCTGATTGCCTGCAGCTGTCTGGGCTTCCTGGTACACAACTGGCCCCCGGCACGCATCTTCATGGGCGACGTCGGCAGTGCCTTCCTGGGCTATACTCTCGCTGTTCTGCCTGTCATGTTCGCGGGCATCGGCAGCGAAAGCGGAGCTGCTCCCGTAGTCGGGTGCGCCTTGGTATGGCCCTTTGTATTCGACACGGCCTTCACTTTCACGAGGCGCCTGCTGCGTCGCGAAAACGTTTTTTCGGCGCACCGCTCGCATCTCTACCAGCGCTTGATCGCGGCCGGCTCCAGTCACCGGCGCGTCGCCTTGATCTACGTGAGCCTGGCGCTGGTCGGTTGCATCCTTGCGCAGCGGCAAACCAGGTGGACTGGGCACGGTGTGGGGTTCATCGGCCTGCCGCTTCTGAGCCTGTGCCTATGGGCTTTTGTCGTCCTCCAGGAGCGGCGGGTGGTTCACACTTCCTCGAACCTGTCGTCGCTCGCGGACGTGTAG
- a CDS encoding zf-HC2 domain-containing protein yields the protein MSNCTAIRGMLVLYGEGALDPVEKRRVEEHLAGCPACGVEAVQIAKIRGWLSDPALFEPVPDMNWQLLPEKLAGRARLLQERKWSLLGVGLPTWALSTAALLALAGGLIWTIRFQAPAPPAARPALVATGNEAFLDRIHTVYAREATARYLTGCQDLLIDLTSAEKTCAGDRYDVSLEVARARRLLQEKRMLDAELRVPDVSRAKGLCDDLEHFLVNVSLSQECETSESVRGMERFIEKEQLLLRINLVQSGIL from the coding sequence ATGAGTAACTGCACAGCGATCAGGGGTATGCTCGTCCTTTATGGCGAAGGCGCTCTCGATCCGGTGGAGAAACGCAGGGTCGAGGAGCATCTGGCCGGCTGCCCCGCCTGCGGGGTGGAAGCCGTGCAGATCGCAAAAATCCGAGGCTGGTTGTCCGACCCGGCACTGTTCGAGCCTGTGCCGGATATGAACTGGCAACTTCTGCCTGAGAAACTCGCCGGCCGCGCCCGACTGCTCCAGGAGAGGAAATGGAGCCTGTTGGGAGTGGGCTTACCGACATGGGCATTGAGTACCGCCGCTCTCCTGGCGCTGGCCGGCGGACTAATCTGGACGATTCGTTTTCAGGCGCCCGCGCCGCCTGCAGCCAGGCCGGCCCTGGTTGCCACAGGAAACGAAGCGTTCCTTGACCGCATCCACACCGTCTATGCCCGCGAGGCCACGGCGCGGTATCTCACTGGATGCCAGGACCTGCTGATCGACCTGACGAGCGCCGAAAAGACTTGCGCGGGGGACCGGTACGATGTTTCGCTCGAGGTAGCCCGCGCGCGCCGGCTCCTGCAGGAGAAGCGCATGCTGGACGCGGAACTGCGCGTTCCGGATGTGTCCCGCGCCAAGGGCCTTTGCGACGACCTGGAGCATTTCCTGGTCAACGTGTCCCTGTCGCAGGAATGCGAAACCAGCGAGAGCGTGCGCGGCATGGAGCGCTTCATTGAAAAAGAACAGCTTCTGCTTCGTATTAACCTTGTGCAATCCGGGATCTTATGA
- the asnB gene encoding asparagine synthase (glutamine-hydrolyzing), which yields MCGLTGLLRRPGTAREILRDQVTRMADTLVHRGPDDAGAWADEAAGLAFGFRRLSIIDLSLAAHQPMLSADGRYVLVFNGEIYNYRDLRADLENAGVRFRSSSDAEVLLEGTAAWGAEATFPRLWGMFAIALWDRRESVLYLVRDRVGKKPLYYAESGGLFLFASELKALCAHPAFDRALDRDALAAYFRYGYVPAPYSIYKAARKLMPGHYAVVRRGGRAEIRPYWEAVGVARQALNRRVVLGENEAIAELDVLLRDAVARRMIADVPLGALLSGGIDSSAVVALMQQLSPRPVKTFTIGFRDAAYDEAESAKAVAAHLQTEHTELYVTPDEAQDVIPLLPQLYDEPFADSSQIPTYLVCKMARKHVTVCLSGDGGDELFSGYTRYMLAHRIWTIMRRTPRAARRIAAGTIQSIPTATWDAVYRGLEGLIPARWRQTLPGDKMHKLAELLPAGHPDGLYRTLISVWKNPGELVIGGSEPETILNDPSLRESFPDFTERMMIWDLVTYLPNDILVKVDRASMGVSLEARNPLLDHRIVEWAWRLPLSLKRRESQSKWLLRQVLYRYVPPGLVERPKMGFGIPLGAWLRGRLRDWAEELLAEKRLREGGFLRPDPVRKAWVDHLAGKRKADHALWAVLMFQAWMDHQRP from the coding sequence ATGTGCGGCTTGACCGGTCTTTTGCGGCGCCCGGGGACAGCCCGGGAGATTCTCCGCGACCAGGTCACCCGGATGGCGGACACTCTTGTGCACCGTGGTCCGGATGATGCCGGCGCCTGGGCGGACGAAGCGGCGGGTCTGGCCTTCGGATTCCGCCGCCTCTCCATCATAGATCTGTCCCTTGCCGCTCATCAGCCCATGCTCTCCGCAGACGGACGCTACGTGCTGGTCTTCAATGGCGAGATCTACAACTATCGTGATCTGCGCGCCGATCTCGAGAACGCCGGCGTGCGCTTCCGCAGCTCGTCGGATGCAGAAGTCCTGCTCGAGGGCACGGCAGCTTGGGGCGCCGAAGCAACTTTTCCGCGCCTCTGGGGAATGTTCGCCATTGCCCTCTGGGATCGCCGGGAATCTGTGCTGTACCTTGTTCGCGACCGCGTGGGCAAAAAGCCGCTCTATTATGCCGAATCGGGCGGACTTTTCCTGTTCGCCTCAGAACTCAAGGCGCTGTGCGCGCATCCCGCATTCGATCGTGCGCTCGATCGGGATGCCCTGGCTGCCTACTTCCGCTATGGCTATGTTCCTGCCCCTTACTCGATCTATAAAGCAGCCCGCAAACTCATGCCCGGTCATTATGCCGTGGTTCGAAGGGGGGGTCGGGCTGAGATCCGGCCTTATTGGGAGGCCGTCGGCGTGGCACGTCAGGCGCTGAACCGACGAGTTGTCCTTGGGGAGAATGAAGCGATTGCGGAGCTGGATGTGCTGCTCCGGGATGCGGTGGCTCGCAGGATGATCGCCGACGTGCCGTTGGGCGCCCTGCTGTCGGGCGGCATCGACTCGTCCGCCGTAGTCGCGCTCATGCAGCAGCTGAGCCCAAGGCCCGTCAAGACCTTTACCATCGGCTTCCGCGATGCCGCATACGACGAGGCCGAGTCGGCCAAAGCGGTTGCCGCGCATCTTCAAACCGAGCATACCGAGCTGTACGTAACCCCGGATGAGGCCCAGGATGTCATTCCGCTCCTGCCTCAGCTCTACGACGAGCCATTCGCCGATTCCTCCCAGATCCCCACCTACCTCGTCTGCAAGATGGCCAGAAAACATGTGACCGTCTGCCTCTCCGGCGATGGGGGCGACGAGCTGTTCAGCGGCTACACGCGCTATATGCTCGCGCACCGCATATGGACGATCATGCGCCGCACGCCCCGTGCGGCACGCCGCATTGCCGCCGGCACGATTCAGTCGATTCCGACCGCGACGTGGGATGCGGTGTATCGAGGCTTGGAGGGTCTTATCCCGGCCCGCTGGCGCCAGACGCTTCCCGGCGACAAAATGCACAAGCTCGCGGAATTGTTGCCCGCCGGGCATCCGGATGGCCTCTACCGCACGCTGATCTCGGTTTGGAAGAATCCGGGCGAGTTGGTGATCGGCGGAAGCGAGCCGGAGACCATCCTGAATGATCCGTCTCTGCGGGAGAGCTTTCCGGACTTTACCGAGCGCATGATGATCTGGGACCTGGTGACATACCTCCCCAACGACATCCTGGTCAAGGTAGATCGCGCCAGCATGGGCGTCAGCCTCGAGGCCAGAAATCCCCTGCTCGATCATCGCATTGTAGAGTGGGCCTGGAGGCTGCCTTTGAGCCTGAAGAGGCGCGAGAGCCAATCCAAATGGCTTCTGCGGCAGGTGCTCTATCGGTACGTTCCGCCCGGGCTGGTGGAAAGGCCGAAGATGGGCTTCGGCATCCCGCTCGGTGCATGGCTGCGCGGCAGGTTGCGTGATTGGGCCGAGGAGCTCCTCGCCGAGAAGCGCTTGCGGGAGGGCGGCTTCCTGAGGCCCGATCCGGTGCGGAAGGCCTGGGTTGATCATCTGGCGGGCAAGCGGAAGGCCGATCACGCCCTGTGGGCCGTCTTGATGTTCCAGGCGTGGATGGATCATCAACGGCCCTGA
- a CDS encoding cyanophycinase, with the protein MPRKSIRYSLKTAIMLVLLVAAASFSQGVPEYGPPNGTLVIVGGNLKDAAIYDRFIQLAGGPDANFVIVPTAGGNKNPDGSIRVYKEEDVVAAWKKRGLKNVTMLHTHDPKVADTEEFVKNLRQANAVWFDGGRQWNCVDSYMNTLTLKEFHKVLERGGVIGGSSAGATIQGDYLVRGAISGSQVVMAPEPEHQKAFAFLRRSAIDQHINARNRWDDLIPVIKKFPDLLGIGLSEDTAIIVKGDTFEVMGSWKVAIHDNTRLYQPWEKPFYVLSAGDVYDMKARKVVKYGDGTRRQPPTKKVA; encoded by the coding sequence ATGCCCAGGAAATCAATTCGCTATTCCTTGAAGACCGCCATCATGCTCGTGCTGCTTGTGGCAGCCGCCTCATTCAGCCAGGGAGTTCCCGAATACGGCCCGCCCAACGGCACGCTGGTGATCGTCGGCGGCAACTTGAAAGACGCTGCGATCTACGACCGTTTCATCCAGCTCGCAGGCGGGCCGGACGCGAATTTTGTAATCGTTCCGACTGCCGGCGGGAATAAAAATCCCGACGGATCAATCAGGGTCTACAAGGAAGAAGATGTGGTCGCCGCGTGGAAGAAACGGGGACTGAAAAACGTCACCATGCTGCACACGCATGATCCGAAGGTGGCCGACACCGAAGAGTTCGTCAAAAACCTGAGGCAGGCGAACGCCGTGTGGTTCGACGGCGGCCGGCAATGGAACTGTGTCGACTCCTATATGAACACGCTGACCCTCAAAGAGTTTCACAAGGTGCTCGAACGCGGAGGGGTGATCGGGGGTTCCTCCGCCGGCGCCACGATCCAGGGCGACTATCTCGTCAGAGGTGCCATTTCAGGAAGCCAAGTTGTGATGGCTCCGGAACCGGAACACCAGAAGGCGTTCGCCTTCCTGCGGCGCTCCGCCATCGATCAGCACATCAACGCCCGCAACCGCTGGGACGATCTGATTCCGGTAATCAAAAAGTTTCCTGACCTGCTTGGAATCGGGCTCTCCGAAGATACGGCGATCATCGTGAAGGGGGACACGTTCGAGGTCATGGGAAGCTGGAAGGTCGCGATCCACGACAACACCAGGCTCTATCAGCCATGGGAGAAGCCCTTCTACGTGCTCTCAGCAGGTGACGTCTACGACATGAAGGCACGTAAGGTCGTAAAGTACGGCGACGGCACCCGGCGCCAGCCGCCGACAAAAAAAGTAGCGTGA
- a CDS encoding tetratricopeptide repeat protein: MNCAGLRTLILLSAVSLGPPSLAAAGPAKDQEILNQAKILMMEQKWEEARQVFQRLIREFPQSPLLSQAYFHTAYCLRLQNRPEEALVAYDQFLKKYPKEPFLAAEAGRAVVNLAASLVEQGKAVYRSRLVSALADPNKEVRYFAAFRCSSLKDRQLNSLCVPVLKEIVAKEKELDLVTPASIALLRIDPAALAQPAESKKQAKGGSKQGNTAVRMIHLQIFESGEKNPPTVELNFPVSFAQLLIAALDEPTKAEIRKKGFDIENISESLNRLSPTNILTIRNGPRVVKLWIQ; encoded by the coding sequence ATGAATTGTGCGGGATTGCGGACTCTGATTCTGCTATCGGCGGTCTCGCTGGGGCCGCCCTCCTTGGCGGCGGCCGGCCCGGCGAAAGACCAGGAAATCCTGAATCAGGCGAAAATCCTTATGATGGAGCAGAAATGGGAGGAGGCGCGCCAGGTCTTCCAGCGTCTGATCCGCGAGTTCCCGCAGAGCCCCTTGTTGTCTCAGGCCTACTTCCACACGGCCTATTGCCTGCGGTTGCAGAACCGGCCTGAAGAGGCGCTCGTGGCCTACGACCAGTTCCTGAAAAAGTATCCCAAGGAACCTTTCCTTGCCGCAGAGGCGGGCAGAGCCGTCGTGAATCTGGCGGCATCGCTGGTCGAACAGGGGAAAGCCGTCTATCGGAGCCGGTTGGTGAGCGCACTGGCCGATCCGAACAAGGAGGTGCGCTATTTCGCCGCCTTCCGCTGCAGTTCCCTGAAGGATCGCCAGCTGAACTCCCTCTGCGTCCCCGTTCTCAAGGAGATTGTAGCCAAGGAGAAGGAGCTGGATCTGGTCACTCCTGCTTCCATTGCTCTTCTGAGAATCGATCCTGCGGCCCTGGCGCAGCCGGCAGAGTCAAAGAAGCAGGCGAAGGGCGGTTCCAAGCAGGGAAACACTGCGGTAAGGATGATTCACCTGCAGATTTTCGAAAGCGGAGAAAAAAATCCACCCACAGTCGAACTGAACTTTCCGGTGAGCTTTGCCCAGCTGCTCATTGCGGCGCTCGACGAACCCACCAAGGCAGAGATCCGCAAAAAGGGTTTCGACATTGAAAACATCAGTGAGAGCCTGAATCGACTGAGCCCCACCAACATACTCACCATCCGCAATGGCCCCAGGGTCGTCAAGCTCTGGATCCAGTAG